Genomic segment of Gemmatimonadota bacterium:
ACATTCTCGGGGACCTTCGCAGCTCGCTCAGGACCGACCGGTTCGCCGTGATCGTGACGGACTACGTCCCCGAATCCGAGGCCATGCTGTTTCGCCGATTTGGCCAGGTGTCGGACGCAAGCATCTTTCGGGCTGCGGCAACGCTCACCGAGGTGGACGAAAGGATCGCCAAGGCCATCCGGCAGGCACTGATGTGGCCGTTGTTCCTGTTCTTCCTGATTTTCGGGCTGCTCTATTCGCTCGGAAGCAACCTTTTCCCGACCGTCGAGACCCTGGCGCCAGTCCATGAGTGGCCAGTGTCGTCGCAACTGGTGGCACGGCTGGCCTTCGGCGTCGCGGACCACTCCTTCCTTGTCGGCGTTACCCTCGTGCTGCTGGTCGGCGCCTATCTCGCGATCGAGCGGTTTCACGCAGGTTTCGGCCGCGAATGGCTCGACCGGATCCCTCCTTTCTCGCTCTACCGCCTCCGGACCGGCGCGACCTTTGCCTTCGTACTCCTGGAAAACGCCCGCGTCGGCCATGAGATCAACCGGGCGTTCCTGTTGAACCTGGCGGCGGGCCTGCCACCCTATTCCCGGTCCCGGATCATGGCGATTGCAGAGTACGCCGATCGGACCAACATCGGAAACGCGGCGATCACGGCCGGGCATGGTTTCCCGGATCCGGAACTGAACGCGGTACTGCGTGCGTATGCCGGGCAGGCCGACTGGGTTCCCCGCTACGCCCGGTACGCAAATGCATGGCTTGAGCGCCTGCAGGTGCGTGTCGATGCGATGGTGCAGGTCCTGCGTCTTGTCCTGATGATCCTCGCCGCTGCCATAATCGGTTCGTCGGCAGCGACGATGGTCAACATCTCGACCCTGGTTCAATGAAAAAGAGAGGTATCTCAATGACTTTTGCAACAGAATGGCTTGAGAGGCGCTGGCACCGCCGTCGTGGCGTAAGCCTGGTCGATTTCGTGTTGTATCTCGGCCTGGCGGCTGTCGTGGTTGCCGGGGCGGTATTGGCTTACAACAATGTCGAAAACCGCCAGAAACGCCTGCAGACCTCCCAGCTGGTCACCGAGGTCTTCACGGCGGTGGCCGACCTCCACCGAACCGGCGCCTCCTATGGCACGGGCGATCTGATTCAGACGCTCGAAGCCGCGAAACGGGTGCCCTCAAAAGGCAGGTCGTCCGTCACCGATGATGACGGAAACACCACGACCACGATCACGTCACCCTTTGGCGATAACGTGACCGTGGTGGGGGCCGGCACCACGTTCACCGTTACGGTCGTCGACATGACAGAGGCCAATTGCATCGACCTCCTGACGAGCTACGCGGATCAGGGCGAGGAGGAATCTTCCCTCGCCGGGGTCGCGATCGAAGGCACCGCCCAAACCCTTCCGCTTTCCGTCGCGACAATTTCAAGCACCTGCGCCGCTGATTCAGACGTTGCCCTGACGTTTCGATGATTCCGTGGCAGAGACGGCGCGGGTTTGCTTTGCTCACCATGGTGGTAGCCCTCCTCTTCGTTGCGGTCGCCATGGATCGCCTCGCGGTGTCATGGG
This window contains:
- a CDS encoding type 4 pilus major pilin codes for the protein MTFATEWLERRWHRRRGVSLVDFVLYLGLAAVVVAGAVLAYNNVENRQKRLQTSQLVTEVFTAVADLHRTGASYGTGDLIQTLEAAKRVPSKGRSSVTDDDGNTTTTITSPFGDNVTVVGAGTTFTVTVVDMTEANCIDLLTSYADQGEEESSLAGVAIEGTAQTLPLSVATISSTCAADSDVALTFR